The Toxotes jaculatrix isolate fToxJac2 chromosome 14, fToxJac2.pri, whole genome shotgun sequence genome window below encodes:
- the LOC121193530 gene encoding peptidyl-prolyl cis-trans isomerase FKBP1A-like: MGVQVDTIRPGDGATFPQRGRTVTVHYVGTLTNGKKFDSSRDRGEPFQFKLGAGEVIRGWDEGVAQMSLGQVARLTCTPDFAYGSRGYPPIIPANATLVFEVELLKC, encoded by the exons ATGGGAGTTCAAGTGGATACCATAAGACCAGGAGACG GAGCGACTTTTCCGCAAAGAGGGAGGACTGTTACCGTGCACTACGTTG GCACGCTGACAAATGGGAAAAAGTTCGACTCCTCCAGGGACCGGGGCGAGCCCTTCCAGTTCAAACTTGGAGCGGGCGAAGTAATTCGTGGTTGGGATGAAGGTGTAGCTCAG ATGAGCCTTGGCCAGGTGGCCAGGTTGACCTGCACGCCGGACTTTGCATACGGCAGCAGAGGATACCCACCCATCATCCCAGCAAATGCCACTCTCGTCTTTGAAGTGGAGCTTCTTAAATGTTGA